CGTGTGATGCGCCTCCGCCGCCATCAACACCATCAGCACCAGCAGCGCGAGCGGCGGCATCAGGATCGCGTACACCAGGGCCAGCCGCTCCCACATCATGTGCATGAACACGGAGACGATCAGCCCAGCCTTGGCGATCATCAGCACGACGATCAGCACCCAGCGCGTGAGGCCTTCCACGCGAAAGTAATCGACCAAGTACGACAGCGTGCTGAGCACGAACAGCAGGCCCCAGATTTTCAGGTAGACGCTGATGCTGTGCTGCTGGCCGTGGGTGTCGGGCACCGCTGGCGTGGGAGACGGGTCGGTGTGGTTCATGGCTGCCTCACCACAGGTAGAACAACGCAAAGATGAACACCCAGACGAGATCGACGAAGTGCCAGTAGAGGCCCGCGATCTCCACGATCTGGAAGTTGCCGTGTTCGGTAAAGCCCGGCTGCCGGATCTTGCGTGCGACCAGCAACAGGTAGATCACGCCGCAGGTCACGTGAAAGCCGTGGAAGCCGGTGATCATGAAAAAGCACGCGCCAAACTGCGCCGCACCCAGCGGATTGCCCCAGGGCCGCACGCCTTCGAGCACGATCAGCTTGGTCCACTCGAATGCCTGCAGGCTGACGAAGCAGACGCCGAGCAATGCCGTGGCCAGCATGAGCGCGGCGGCGCGCCTGGCGTTGCGCCGGTAGCCGAAGTTGACGGCCATGGCCATGGTGCCGCTGCTGCTGATGAGCACAAAGGTCATGATGGCGATCAGCAGCAGCGGCACCTCCACGCCGCCGATCTTCATGCCGAACACTTCGGCCGTGTTGGGCCACGGCACCGTGGTCGACATGCGCACTGTCATGTAGCCGATCAGGAAACTGCTGAAGACGAAGGTGTCCGACAGCAGGAAGATCCACATCATGGCCTTGCCCCACGGCACCTTGAAGGCTTCGCGGTCGCCAGACCAGTCGTTGACGACGCCGGGCCAACCTTCGGGCAAGGCGTTGGCCGGGTCGGTGGGAAGCGTGGGGTTGCTCATGGCGTGGCTCCGTACAGCGGTCCGCAGATGGCACTGACGAATGCGGGCGTGATCCACCACATTGCGGCCAGCAGCACGAGCCACACGGCCAGCAGAAAGTGCCAGTACGTCGCGCAGAGGGCAACGGCACGTTGCGTGCGATCGGCGTTGCTGTGCAGGCGCGCGACCGTCACCGCCCAGACGACGAGCCCACCGATGACATGCGCGGCGTGCAGGCCGGTGAACACATATAAAAAGCTGTTGGATGGGTTGACCGACACGCCTTGCCCCGTGGCCGACAGTTGTTGCCATGCTGCCCATTGCCCGAACACGAACAGTGCGGCAAGCGCGCCACCCGCGAGCAGCCAGATCGTGCGGCGCGCGTCGGTTCGCCGTGCCAGTTCCATGGCCACGCTGGCCAGCGCCAGCGCGCCGGTGTTCCACCACAGCAGGACCGGGTGCGGAACCGGCATCCAATCCGGCTCGCGCATGCGCATGGCATAAGCCAGGATCAGCAGCGAGAACAGCGCCGTCACCACGGCCATGAACACACGCAAGCCAATGCGCCCGGCGTGCGGCAATACAGGCGCGGTATCGGGAACAAAGTGGCGGGGAAGGGTCGTCATGTGCGCACCCCGCTGGTGTGGAGGATGTCGGTGCCCGGCGCTGCTTCCGTTCCCATGTCGGGTGCGCCGGTGGGTGGTTCGTTCTGCGGTACGAAGTCATCTGCACGGCCGGGCGGGCTGTACTCGTATGCCCACCGATAGACCACCGGCAGCGTCGGCCCCCAGTTGCCATGCACGGGTGGCGTCTGCGGCGTCTGCCATTCGAGCGTGGTGGCGCGCCACGGGTTGGCCTCGGCCTTTTTGCCGCGCACGAGGCTCCACGCCAGGTTGAAGAGGAACAGCAACTGCGCCACGCCCACGATGATGGCGATGACGGTGATGAACGTATTCAGCGTCTGCGCGGAGGGCGGGATGAAGCTGTAGCCCTCATACGCGTAGTACCGGCGCGGCATGCCGAGCAAGCCCAGGTAGTGCATCGGGAAGTAGATCAGGTACGTGCCGATGAAGGTGATCCAGAAATGCGCGCGGCCCAGCGTGTCGTTCAGCATGCGGCCCGTCACCTTCGGGTACCAGTGATAGAGCCCGCCGAACACCACCAGGATCGGCGACACGCCCATCACCATGTGGAAGTGCGCAACCACGAAGTACGTGTTGGACAGCGGAATGTCCACGCTGACGTTGCCGAGGAACAGCCCCGTCAAGCCGCCGATCAGGAACGTGCTGATAAAGCCGATGGCAAACAGCATCGGCACGGTCAGGTGGATGTTGCCGCGCCACAGCGTGAGCACCCAGTTGTAGACCTTCAGCGCCGTCGGGATGGCGATGATGAGCGTGGTGGTGGCAAAGAAGAACCCGAAGTACGGGTTCATGCCCGAGACGAACATGTGGTGTGCCCAGACGACGAACGACAACACACCGATGATGACGATGGCCCACACCATCATCCGGTAGCCGAAGATGTTCTTGCGCGCGTGCGTGCTGATGAGGTCCGACACGATGCCGAAGGCGGGCAGCGCCACGATGTACACCTCGGGGTGCCCGAAGAACCAGAACAGGTGCTGGAACAGCAACGGGCTGCCCCCGCTGTGCTTGAGCTGCTGCCCCATCGACACCACAGCCGGTACGAAGAAGCTGGTGCCCAGCGTCTTGTCGAGCAGCATCATGATGGCCGACACGAACAGCGCCGGAAACGCCAGCAGCGCCAGCACGGTCGCCGTAAAGATGCCCCAAACGGTGAGCGGCATGCGCATGAGCGTCATGCCGCGCGTGCGCGCCTGCAGCGTGGTGGTCACGTAGTTCAGACCGCCCATCGTTGCCGCCACGATGAAGATCGCCAGCGACACCAGCATCAGCACGATGCCCCATTCGGTGCCGGGCGTGCCGGGCAGGATCGCCTGCGGCGGATACAGCGTCCAGCCTGCGCCGGTGGGCCCGCCTGGTACGAAGAAGCTCGCAACCAGCACCAGCACCGCCAGCAGATACACCCAGTAGCTGAGCATGTTCAGGAACGGAAACACCATGTCGCGCGCGCCCAGCATCAGCGGGATCAGGTAGTTGCCGAAGCCGCCCAGGAACAGCGCCGTGAGCAGGTAGACCACCATGATCATTCCGTGCATGGTGACGAACTGGTAGTAGTGGTTGGCGTCGATAAAGGCGAACTTGCCCGGAAACCCCAGCTGCAGCCGCATCAGGTTCGACAGCACGAGCCCCACCAGCCCGATGGCGATGGCCGTGAGCGAATACTGCACGGCGATGACCTTGTGGTCCTGGCTCCAGACGTAGCGTGTCCAGAAGCTTTGCGGTGCGTGATCCTGGCCGTGGTCGGCGTGTGCGTAGGACATGGCTTCTCCTCGCTACGGTTTTGCAGCGGTCGCCGCAGCGTCGGCACCTTGCGCCTTGATGTACGCCACCAGCGCTGCGAGCTCCTGCTCGCTCAGGTCGAAGGTCGGCATGATGGGCGCGAAGCCTTTGACCACACGCGCTTTCGGATCGCGGATGAAGGCGCGCAGATAGGCTTCATCGGCCACCGCGGTCGAGCCGTCGGCCATGGTCTGCGTGGAGCCGTACAAACCCTTCCATGTCGGGCCGACGCCTGGGCTGCCATTGACCGAGTGGCAGGCGACGCAGCCCTTGGCCTGCGCGAGCGTGTGGCCTTGTTCGGCCAATGCCTGCGCGCTGCCGCCGGCAGCGGCGGAGGCGGCCTGCACCTTGGCCTTCTGGCTCTGCTCGAAGGTGGTCTGCTGTGCGAGCCAGCGTGCAAACGATGCCTCGTCTTCCACGACCACCACACCGCGCATGTTGGAGTGCCCGATACCGCAGAGCTGCGCGCACAGAATGTCGTAACGCCCCGCCTTGGTGGGCGTGAACCAGAACGTGGTGATCATGCCCGGCACCATGTTCATGCGCGCGCGGAACGGCGGCACATAAAAGTCGTGCAGCACATCGCGCGAGCGCGCCAGCACCTGGATCGGGCGGTTGATCGGCAGATGCAGCTCGGGCGTTTCGATCAGGTAGTTGTCGCGCCCGTTCGGGTCGGCCGGGTTCATGCCGAACGGGTTGTCGTTGCTGATGTAGCGCACGTCGGTCGTGCCGAGCTTGCCGCCGGGGCCGGCAAAGCGGAAGCGCCATTGCCATTGCTGGCCGAGCACTTCCATCTGCAGGGCGTTCGATGGCGGGCGCACGTAATCGGCATAGACGAACAGGCCGGGCGCCAGTAGCGCCGCCACACCCACCGTGGTGACGCCGATCAGCCACCATTCCAGTCGCGTGTTGTGCGGCTCGTAGGCGGCGCGCTGGTTGGGTTGGCCATCGCGATGGCGATAGCGCAGGAGCGCTGCAACGACGAAGAGGTTGATGGCGACAAACAACACGCCGGTAATGACGATGGTGATCGTCAGCGTGTCGTCCATGCGCACCCAGTTGGAGGCGATCGGGGTGATCCACCACGGACTGGCAAAGTGAAACCCCACCGCCAGCACGACGATCAGCACGAGCGCAATCGCAAGGGCCATGGGCACCTCCCGGCGAGGGATTCCCTCAACACGCTAAAGACAGGCTAGGTCGCGCACCCGGATCGTGCAAGGCAACGTAAGGACGAGGCGCACCGCGCGTGCGGATCGCGCCAATGCGGCATCTGCGTGCTGCGCCGCAATGCAAAGCGGCCGCCTCCGGCATGGGTTGCCAGAGGCGGCCGCCTCCTGATGGCGCCGCTCAGCTTGCGGCGCCGCAGGAAAAGGTCGAGGGATCAGTGCATCGGTTCGCCCGCGCGCCGCTCCAGCATGCCGTAGGTAATGGCCGCCGCCACCCCGAACAGCAGGTTGGCCAGTAGCGGCCCCGAGCCGCGCTCCGATACAAACCAAGGAAACACGGCCGTCATGCCGTAGAAATTCACCACGTACGCCACGATCCCGAAGACCACGCCAACGGCTGCGAGCATGCCGGGGCTCGAGTCGAAGTGGAACGGGGCGATGATGGCCCCAAGGATCATCCCCATGATCGCGCCCAGCACGAAGTGCAGCACGAGCGCCGTCGCCACGATGCTGTAGCTGAACAGGGACATCTCTTCCAGCGCGCCCCGGCCCATGACCATGGCGGCGATCTTGTGGGTCGGGCGCCATGGGCTTTCATTGAGCACCATGGTTGACCAGAAGAACTCCAGCACGATGACCAGTGCGCCGCCCACGAGGCCTGCCACGCTGGCGGCGAGCCAGTCCGGCATGCGGCGCTCCCAATGATGCGATTGCATGTGCAGTTCCATACAAACCTCCTGCTGATGTATCCACGCAAGCACTTAGGAATCGGAAGCGCCACTTAGGGTGCTGCAAAGCGCTGTCTGCCAAGTGCCCTGTGCAAAATCAGTCTGGCAGATACGGGTGCCAACGCAAGGTACAAAATCCGTGCGCATCGCACAGCACTACGGCGTTCTGCTCGAACGTGAGCATCAGGGTGTCGGCGATGGCCTCGTCTTCAATGAACAGCAGCAGGCTCGGCTCGGGCGGCCACGGGTTTGCCGGGGAATCTTCCGGTGGCCCGCCTTCGCCATCGAGCCACGGCATGCCGCGCGCGATGGCCCAGGCGAGCAGTTCTGCCTGGCGCGCAGCGTTTTCATCGGCAGACACCGGGTGGGAGAACGGCTGATGCGCCGTCACGAAGACGGCCCACGGTGCATTGGCTTGCGCAAGCAGAGCCGCCACGCATGGGTTGACGGCATCGACGCGCAGCAGCACGTCGCCTTCCGGCGTGCTGACGCGATACCGCGCGTTGCGGTAAGCAGCAATCAACTCGGGCGTAGGGGCGGGCGGATGACGGTGCATTGTTGCGTCGCATGGTCGCGGCCATCTGATCT
This is a stretch of genomic DNA from Ralstonia wenshanensis. It encodes these proteins:
- a CDS encoding heme-copper oxidase subunit III family protein, with amino-acid sequence MSNPTLPTDPANALPEGWPGVVNDWSGDREAFKVPWGKAMMWIFLLSDTFVFSSFLIGYMTVRMSTTVPWPNTAEVFGMKIGGVEVPLLLIAIMTFVLISSSGTMAMAVNFGYRRNARRAAALMLATALLGVCFVSLQAFEWTKLIVLEGVRPWGNPLGAAQFGACFFMITGFHGFHVTCGVIYLLLVARKIRQPGFTEHGNFQIVEIAGLYWHFVDLVWVFIFALFYLW
- a CDS encoding cytochrome c oxidase subunit 3 gives rise to the protein MTTLPRHFVPDTAPVLPHAGRIGLRVFMAVVTALFSLLILAYAMRMREPDWMPVPHPVLLWWNTGALALASVAMELARRTDARRTIWLLAGGALAALFVFGQWAAWQQLSATGQGVSVNPSNSFLYVFTGLHAAHVIGGLVVWAVTVARLHSNADRTQRAVALCATYWHFLLAVWLVLLAAMWWITPAFVSAICGPLYGATP
- the ctaD gene encoding cytochrome c oxidase subunit I; amino-acid sequence: MSYAHADHGQDHAPQSFWTRYVWSQDHKVIAVQYSLTAIAIGLVGLVLSNLMRLQLGFPGKFAFIDANHYYQFVTMHGMIMVVYLLTALFLGGFGNYLIPLMLGARDMVFPFLNMLSYWVYLLAVLVLVASFFVPGGPTGAGWTLYPPQAILPGTPGTEWGIVLMLVSLAIFIVAATMGGLNYVTTTLQARTRGMTLMRMPLTVWGIFTATVLALLAFPALFVSAIMMLLDKTLGTSFFVPAVVSMGQQLKHSGGSPLLFQHLFWFFGHPEVYIVALPAFGIVSDLISTHARKNIFGYRMMVWAIVIIGVLSFVVWAHHMFVSGMNPYFGFFFATTTLIIAIPTALKVYNWVLTLWRGNIHLTVPMLFAIGFISTFLIGGLTGLFLGNVSVDIPLSNTYFVVAHFHMVMGVSPILVVFGGLYHWYPKVTGRMLNDTLGRAHFWITFIGTYLIYFPMHYLGLLGMPRRYYAYEGYSFIPPSAQTLNTFITVIAIIVGVAQLLFLFNLAWSLVRGKKAEANPWRATTLEWQTPQTPPVHGNWGPTLPVVYRWAYEYSPPGRADDFVPQNEPPTGAPDMGTEAAPGTDILHTSGVRT
- a CDS encoding cytochrome c oxidase subunit II encodes the protein MALAIALVLIVVLAVGFHFASPWWITPIASNWVRMDDTLTITIVITGVLFVAINLFVVAALLRYRHRDGQPNQRAAYEPHNTRLEWWLIGVTTVGVAALLAPGLFVYADYVRPPSNALQMEVLGQQWQWRFRFAGPGGKLGTTDVRYISNDNPFGMNPADPNGRDNYLIETPELHLPINRPIQVLARSRDVLHDFYVPPFRARMNMVPGMITTFWFTPTKAGRYDILCAQLCGIGHSNMRGVVVVEDEASFARWLAQQTTFEQSQKAKVQAASAAAGGSAQALAEQGHTLAQAKGCVACHSVNGSPGVGPTWKGLYGSTQTMADGSTAVADEAYLRAFIRDPKARVVKGFAPIMPTFDLSEQELAALVAYIKAQGADAAATAAKP
- a CDS encoding cytochrome C oxidase subunit IV family protein — its product is MNHTDPSPTPAVPDTHGQQHSISVYLKIWGLLFVLSTLSYLVDYFRVEGLTRWVLIVVLMIAKAGLIVSVFMHMMWERLALVYAILMPPLALLVLMVLMAAEAHHTFGMRMLFFH
- a CDS encoding DUF3293 domain-containing protein, giving the protein MHRHPPAPTPELIAAYRNARYRVSTPEGDVLLRVDAVNPCVAALLAQANAPWAVFVTAHQPFSHPVSADENAARQAELLAWAIARGMPWLDGEGGPPEDSPANPWPPEPSLLLFIEDEAIADTLMLTFEQNAVVLCDAHGFCTLRWHPYLPD